A genome region from Cervus elaphus chromosome 18, mCerEla1.1, whole genome shotgun sequence includes the following:
- the ADCK2 gene encoding uncharacterized aarF domain-containing protein kinase 2 isoform X1 — protein sequence MVTPWRFSLRVCLAHLRGFALRKELGLLRPSEGCRKARLCWLLLGTLPKLVSTYEDIGEGSPESVRRRKTSWSDLAEDGPLERVPPEGRLGWLLLHVRIWLRAGALLVKFFPLLLLYPLTYLAPSVSSLWLHLLLKATETSGPTYIKLGQWASTRRDLFSEAFCAHFSRLHVQVSPHPWTHTEHFLRQAFGEDWGRVLCFEKQEPVGSGCVAQVYKARANPSFLEKDSIQRLATASRLQLSLETGAGGGLDELPGRLGKAGRPQESLADQSFVERLLFPKADLVGSNASLSQASGPTGEQEPDHLVPVAVKVLHPGLLAQVQMDLLLMKMGSRVLALLPGIKWLSLPEIVEEFEKLMVQQIDLRYEARNLELFQCNFLNVNSVKFPTPLRPFVTKDVLVETYEESVPVSSYQHAGIPLDVKRKIARLGINMLLKMIFVDNFVHADLHPGNILVQGADGLAQGPEARLQQVDVCEALAVAVSPARCPLRLVLLDAGIVAELQAADLRNFRAVFMAVAMGQGQRVAELILHHARASECEDVEGFKAEMARLVTQARKNTITLEKLQVSSLLSNVFKLLMTHKVKLESNFASIVFAIMVLEGLGRSLDPKLDILEAAKPFLLKELVTSR from the exons ATGGTGACCCCCTGGCGCTTCTCTCTCAGGGTCTGCTTGGCGCACTTGAGAGGTTTTGCGCTCAGAAAGGAACTCGGCCTTCTGAGACCCTCTGAGGGCTGTCGCAAGGCTAGACTTTGTTGGCTTCTGCTTGGCACTTTGCCCAAACTCGTCTCCACCTATGAGGACATTGGCGAGGGGTCTCCGGAGAGCGTACGTCGGCGGAAGACCAGTTGGAGTGACCTGGCTGAAGATGGGCCGCTGGAGAGAGTCCCTCCGGAGGGGCGGCTGGGCTGGCTCCTCCTGCACGTGCGCATCTGGCTCAGAGCAGGGGCTCTCTTGGTGAaattcttccccctcctcctacTCTATCCCCTCACCTACCTGGCTCCCAGTGTCTCCAGTCTCTGGCTCCACCTGCTTCTGAAAGCCACCGAGACCTCGGGCCCCACCTACATCAAACTGGGCCAGTGGGCCAGCACCCGGCGGGATCTCTTCTCAGAGGCGTTCTGCGCCCATTTCTCCAGGCTGCACGTCCAGGTCTCGCCCCATCCTTGGACTCACACCGAACACTTCCTGCGCCAGGCCTTTGGGGAGGACTGGGGGAGGGTCCTCTGCTTTGAGAAGCAGGAGCCAGTGGGTTCTGGCTGCGTGGCCCAAGTGTACAAAGCGCGTGCCAATccttccttcctggagaaggacagcATCCAGAGACTGGCCACGGCCTCTAGACTGCAGCTCTCCTTGGAAActggggcaggtggggggctGGACGAGCTCCCTGGACGCCTGGGGAAGGCGGGGAGGCCTCAAGAGAGTCTTGCCGACCAGTCATTTGTAGAAAGGCTGCTCTTCCCTAAGGCGGACCTGGTTGGATCCAATGCATCCTTGTCTCAGGCTTCAGGGCCCACCGGTGAACAGGAGCCAGATCACCTCGTCCCCGTGGCCGTGAAA GTGTTGCACCCTGGCCTGCTCGCTCAGGTGCAGATGGACCTGCTGCTGATGAAGATGGGCAGCCGGGTCCTTGCACTTTTGCCAGGAATCAAGTGGCTCAGCTTGCCTGAGATCGTGGAGGAATTTGAGAAGCTCATGGTGCAACAG ATCGACCTGCGGTACGAGGCTCGGAATCTCGAACTCTTCCAGTGCAACTTCCTAAATGTGAACTCCGTCAAGTTCCCCACGCCTCTGCGTCCCTTCGTCACCAAGGATGTTCTGGTGGAGACATACGAA GAGAGTGTGCCCGTGTCCAGTTACCAGCACGCAGGGATTCCCCTGGACGTGAAGAGGAAGATTGCGCGGCTGGGGATCAACATGCTCCTGAAGATG ATATTTGTGGACAACTTCGTCCACGCGGACCTTCACCCTGGGAACATCCTCGTCCAGGGCGCCGACGGTCTTGCCCAGGGCCCAGAGGCGCGGCTGCAGCAGGTGGACGTCTGCGAGGCGCTGGCGGTGGCCGTGTCGCCGGCCCGCTGCCCGCTGCGCCTGGTGCTGCTGGATGCCGGCATCGTGGCCGAGCTGCAGGCCGCCGACCTGAGGAACTTCCGGGCTGTCTTCATGGCCGTGGCCATGGGCCAG GGCCAAAGGGTGGCTGAGCTCATCCTGCATCACGCCCGGGCCAGCGAGTGCGAGGACGTGGAGGGATTTAAGGCTGAGATGGCCCGGCTGGTGACCCAGGCCAGGAAGAACACCATCACCCTGGAAAAG CTTCAAGTTTCCAGCCTTCTCTCGAATGTCTTTAAGTTGCTGATGACTCACAAG gTAAAGCTTGAGAGCAACTTTGCCTCAATCGTGTTTGCCATCATGGTGTTGGAGGGGCTTGGCCGCTCACTGGACCCTAAACTGGACATCCTGGAGGCAGCAAAGCCCTTCCTCCTA
- the ADCK2 gene encoding uncharacterized aarF domain-containing protein kinase 2 isoform X2 yields MVTPWRFSLRVCLAHLRGFALRKELGLLRPSEGCRKARLCWLLLGTLPKLVSTYEDIGEGSPESVRRRKTSWSDLAEDGPLERVPPEGRLGWLLLHVRIWLRAGALLVKFFPLLLLYPLTYLAPSVSSLWLHLLLKATETSGPTYIKLGQWASTRRDLFSEAFCAHFSRLHVQVSPHPWTHTEHFLRQAFGEDWGRVLCFEKQEPVGSGCVAQVYKARANPSFLEKDSIQRLATASRLQLSLETGAGGGLDELPGRLGKAGRPQESLADQSFVERLLFPKADLVGSNASLSQASGPTGEQEPDHLVPVAVKVLHPGLLAQVQMDLLLMKMGSRVLALLPGIKWLSLPEIVEEFEKLMVQQIDLRYEARNLELFQCNFLNVNSVKFPTPLRPFVTKDVLVETYEESVPVSSYQHAGIPLDVKRKIARLGINMLLKMIFVDNFVHADLHPGNILVQGADGLAQGPEARLQQVDVCEALAVAVSPARCPLRLVLLDAGIVAELQAADLRNFRAVFMAVAMGQGQRVAELILHHARASECEDVEGFKAEMARLVTQARKNTITLEKVKLESNFASIVFAIMVLEGLGRSLDPKLDILEAAKPFLLKELVTSR; encoded by the exons ATGGTGACCCCCTGGCGCTTCTCTCTCAGGGTCTGCTTGGCGCACTTGAGAGGTTTTGCGCTCAGAAAGGAACTCGGCCTTCTGAGACCCTCTGAGGGCTGTCGCAAGGCTAGACTTTGTTGGCTTCTGCTTGGCACTTTGCCCAAACTCGTCTCCACCTATGAGGACATTGGCGAGGGGTCTCCGGAGAGCGTACGTCGGCGGAAGACCAGTTGGAGTGACCTGGCTGAAGATGGGCCGCTGGAGAGAGTCCCTCCGGAGGGGCGGCTGGGCTGGCTCCTCCTGCACGTGCGCATCTGGCTCAGAGCAGGGGCTCTCTTGGTGAaattcttccccctcctcctacTCTATCCCCTCACCTACCTGGCTCCCAGTGTCTCCAGTCTCTGGCTCCACCTGCTTCTGAAAGCCACCGAGACCTCGGGCCCCACCTACATCAAACTGGGCCAGTGGGCCAGCACCCGGCGGGATCTCTTCTCAGAGGCGTTCTGCGCCCATTTCTCCAGGCTGCACGTCCAGGTCTCGCCCCATCCTTGGACTCACACCGAACACTTCCTGCGCCAGGCCTTTGGGGAGGACTGGGGGAGGGTCCTCTGCTTTGAGAAGCAGGAGCCAGTGGGTTCTGGCTGCGTGGCCCAAGTGTACAAAGCGCGTGCCAATccttccttcctggagaaggacagcATCCAGAGACTGGCCACGGCCTCTAGACTGCAGCTCTCCTTGGAAActggggcaggtggggggctGGACGAGCTCCCTGGACGCCTGGGGAAGGCGGGGAGGCCTCAAGAGAGTCTTGCCGACCAGTCATTTGTAGAAAGGCTGCTCTTCCCTAAGGCGGACCTGGTTGGATCCAATGCATCCTTGTCTCAGGCTTCAGGGCCCACCGGTGAACAGGAGCCAGATCACCTCGTCCCCGTGGCCGTGAAA GTGTTGCACCCTGGCCTGCTCGCTCAGGTGCAGATGGACCTGCTGCTGATGAAGATGGGCAGCCGGGTCCTTGCACTTTTGCCAGGAATCAAGTGGCTCAGCTTGCCTGAGATCGTGGAGGAATTTGAGAAGCTCATGGTGCAACAG ATCGACCTGCGGTACGAGGCTCGGAATCTCGAACTCTTCCAGTGCAACTTCCTAAATGTGAACTCCGTCAAGTTCCCCACGCCTCTGCGTCCCTTCGTCACCAAGGATGTTCTGGTGGAGACATACGAA GAGAGTGTGCCCGTGTCCAGTTACCAGCACGCAGGGATTCCCCTGGACGTGAAGAGGAAGATTGCGCGGCTGGGGATCAACATGCTCCTGAAGATG ATATTTGTGGACAACTTCGTCCACGCGGACCTTCACCCTGGGAACATCCTCGTCCAGGGCGCCGACGGTCTTGCCCAGGGCCCAGAGGCGCGGCTGCAGCAGGTGGACGTCTGCGAGGCGCTGGCGGTGGCCGTGTCGCCGGCCCGCTGCCCGCTGCGCCTGGTGCTGCTGGATGCCGGCATCGTGGCCGAGCTGCAGGCCGCCGACCTGAGGAACTTCCGGGCTGTCTTCATGGCCGTGGCCATGGGCCAG GGCCAAAGGGTGGCTGAGCTCATCCTGCATCACGCCCGGGCCAGCGAGTGCGAGGACGTGGAGGGATTTAAGGCTGAGATGGCCCGGCTGGTGACCCAGGCCAGGAAGAACACCATCACCCTGGAAAAG gTAAAGCTTGAGAGCAACTTTGCCTCAATCGTGTTTGCCATCATGGTGTTGGAGGGGCTTGGCCGCTCACTGGACCCTAAACTGGACATCCTGGAGGCAGCAAAGCCCTTCCTCCTA